One window of the Desulforamulus hydrothermalis Lam5 = DSM 18033 genome contains the following:
- the cobI gene encoding precorrin-2 C(20)-methyltransferase — protein sequence MKGIFYGIGVGPGDPELLTLKAVRLLQSIDAVIAPRTGNMSGSTALQIARPHLRPGVQILELTFPMVDNCDEKKDAWEKNKQVILSLLAQDKRVAFLTLGDPMLYSTYIYMARLLARHQVNCQTIPGITSFCAAAGRAGFPLAEGDDILTVIPATCDREKLTQALAISDNVVLMKVSRQPAQLVELMQKHNLTGQAVMVSKCGHADESVLYHIDKDIKPVYLSTILAKKNTGM from the coding sequence ATGAAGGGGATATTTTATGGTATTGGCGTGGGCCCCGGAGACCCGGAGCTGCTCACCCTTAAAGCTGTACGTCTGTTGCAAAGCATTGATGCAGTAATTGCCCCCCGCACCGGCAATATGTCCGGCAGCACCGCTTTGCAGATTGCCCGGCCCCATTTGCGACCGGGGGTGCAGATTTTAGAATTAACCTTCCCCATGGTGGACAACTGTGATGAAAAAAAGGATGCCTGGGAAAAAAATAAGCAGGTTATTCTGTCTTTACTGGCTCAGGATAAGCGGGTAGCCTTTCTCACGCTGGGCGACCCCATGCTTTACAGCACTTATATTTATATGGCCCGCCTGTTGGCCCGGCACCAGGTTAACTGCCAAACCATCCCGGGAATTACTTCCTTTTGTGCCGCCGCCGGCCGGGCCGGCTTTCCCCTGGCGGAGGGAGATGACATCCTTACTGTCATCCCGGCCACCTGTGACCGGGAAAAATTAACTCAAGCGTTAGCAATCTCCGATAATGTGGTGCTGATGAAGGTATCCCGGCAGCCTGCCCAGCTGGTTGAGCTGATGCAAAAGCATAATTTAACCGGGCAGGCGGTAATGGTCAGCAAGTGCGGCCATGCAGACGAGTCGGTTCTCTATCATATTGATAAAGATATAAAACCGGTGTATCTTTCCACCATTTTGGCCAAAAAAAACACCGGGATGTGA
- a CDS encoding ABC transporter ATP-binding protein, translated as MLIFDRVTKLHGDKAAVDHLSLHIKPGEFFGLLGPNGAGKTTTLRLLTALTPPTAGQITVNGQPVSRNNTAAKRQIGLVPQHINLEPELTVEENLRLHGLLYNMSRQEINRRIDRLLAFSDLAAERKALAGNLSGGMKRKVMIARALMHQPALLLLDEPTAGLDVFSRRRVWDLIKSLNARGMTILLTTHYLEEAEHLCSRIGLLKKGRLIMTGSVEELRQQVGPVVVEVFAGHQTDLYFFRDQGSALDFAAGLTNEFTIRQASLEDVFVKMTGERVESQ; from the coding sequence ATGCTGATCTTTGACCGGGTTACGAAGCTGCACGGCGATAAAGCAGCGGTTGATCATTTAAGCCTGCATATTAAACCAGGGGAGTTCTTTGGCTTGCTGGGCCCCAACGGAGCGGGCAAAACAACCACGCTGCGCCTGCTGACCGCCTTAACCCCTCCTACAGCGGGACAAATCACCGTTAACGGGCAGCCAGTCAGCCGGAACAACACCGCCGCCAAAAGACAAATCGGGCTGGTGCCGCAACATATCAATCTGGAACCGGAACTGACCGTCGAAGAAAATTTGCGTTTGCACGGCCTGCTGTATAATATGAGCCGGCAGGAGATCAACCGGCGCATTGACCGATTGCTGGCTTTTAGCGACCTGGCAGCGGAAAGAAAGGCCCTTGCCGGCAACCTGTCCGGCGGCATGAAACGCAAAGTGATGATTGCCCGGGCGCTGATGCATCAACCGGCTTTATTGCTGTTGGATGAACCCACCGCAGGTTTGGATGTATTTTCCCGCCGCCGGGTCTGGGACTTAATTAAATCTTTAAATGCCCGCGGCATGACCATCCTGCTGACCACCCATTATTTGGAGGAAGCAGAACACTTATGTTCCAGAATCGGCTTGTTGAAAAAGGGGCGCTTAATCATGACCGGCAGCGTGGAAGAGCTGCGCCAGCAAGTGGGCCCGGTAGTGGTGGAGGTATTTGCCGGCCATCAAACAGACCTGTATTTTTTCCGGGATCAGGGGAGCGCCCTGGATTTTGCGGCCGGCCTGACAAACGAGTTTACCATTCGCCAAGCCTCCCTGGAAGATGTATTTGTTAAAATGACCGGAGAAAGAGTGGAAAGCCAGTGA
- a CDS encoding ABC transporter permease, producing the protein MNGILAVLWREYLYFKKRIWSVTGSALVAPLLYLLAFGWGLGKSVQLAGVAYLDFIVPGILALSTMNASFHAVATPLSIARLYDKTLEEYLVSPITLYSLAAGKILAGALRGMYVGALLLALAFLLGAHCRLSWLLIWLVFLNCLVFASLGYLVALKIHSHPDMTRFNSFVITPMNFLCGTFFAPEHTPAAVQWLIKALPLTPASQGLRALALGQELAWHSPALQLFYLIILVGWGLRASQQAE; encoded by the coding sequence GTGAACGGTATTTTGGCAGTATTGTGGCGGGAATATCTGTATTTCAAAAAGCGCATCTGGTCTGTTACCGGCAGCGCACTGGTAGCCCCCCTGCTTTACCTGCTCGCCTTTGGCTGGGGCCTGGGCAAATCGGTTCAGCTGGCCGGTGTGGCCTACCTTGATTTTATTGTGCCCGGTATCCTGGCCCTCAGCACGATGAATGCCAGCTTCCATGCCGTGGCCACCCCTCTGTCCATTGCCCGGCTGTATGATAAAACCCTGGAGGAATACCTGGTATCTCCCATCACCCTGTATTCTCTGGCAGCAGGAAAAATTTTAGCCGGCGCCCTGCGGGGCATGTATGTGGGGGCTTTGCTGCTGGCCCTGGCTTTTCTGCTGGGTGCCCACTGCAGGTTGAGCTGGCTTTTAATATGGTTGGTTTTTTTAAACTGCCTGGTGTTTGCCAGCCTGGGCTACCTGGTGGCCTTAAAAATTCACTCGCACCCGGATATGACAAGGTTTAACAGTTTTGTCATCACACCCATGAATTTTTTATGCGGCACCTTTTTTGCCCCGGAGCACACTCCGGCAGCGGTGCAATGGTTGATCAAAGCACTGCCCCTGACTCCCGCCAGCCAGGGCCTGCGGGCCCTGGCCCTGGGCCAGGAGTTAGCCTGGCACAGCCCGGCCCTGCAGTTGTTCTATCTCATCATCCTGGTGGGCTGGGGGCTGCGGGCCAGCCAACAGGCAGAGTAA
- a CDS encoding energy-coupling factor ABC transporter permease yields the protein MPLKHPARWVLLVPLFLLLAPQHAYAMHIMEGFLPARWCLVWFVLSAPFLILGLRSIQTHINRNPQVKMLLGLAGAFAFVLSALKIPSVTGSCSHPTGVGLGAVLFGPLAMSVLGCIVLIFQALLLAHGGLTTLGANTFSMAVVGPLAAYGIFKLTRKLGGPNRPAVFLAAALGDLLTYVTTSLQLALAFPAADGGITASLVKFTGIFALTQVPLAISEGLLTVLIFNLLQSYATNDLKLLQHLSEEVKYEYNH from the coding sequence ATGCCTTTAAAGCATCCGGCCCGTTGGGTTCTTTTGGTACCCCTGTTCCTTCTGCTGGCACCGCAGCATGCTTACGCCATGCACATTATGGAAGGCTTTTTGCCTGCCAGATGGTGTCTGGTCTGGTTTGTTTTATCAGCCCCCTTTCTCATACTGGGTCTGAGATCCATTCAAACACATATTAACCGCAACCCGCAAGTAAAAATGCTGCTGGGACTGGCCGGGGCCTTTGCCTTTGTACTTTCCGCCCTTAAAATTCCTTCCGTTACCGGCAGTTGTTCTCACCCCACCGGGGTAGGGCTGGGGGCCGTTTTATTTGGTCCCTTGGCCATGAGTGTGCTGGGTTGTATTGTATTAATATTTCAGGCCCTGTTACTGGCCCACGGCGGTCTTACCACTCTGGGCGCCAACACCTTCTCCATGGCTGTGGTGGGCCCACTGGCAGCTTACGGTATTTTTAAACTAACCAGGAAGCTGGGCGGGCCCAACCGGCCGGCAGTTTTTCTGGCTGCCGCCCTGGGCGACCTGCTTACTTATGTTACCACTTCCCTGCAACTGGCCCTGGCTTTTCCTGCTGCCGACGGCGGTATTACAGCCTCTTTGGTAAAATTTACGGGTATCTTTGCGCTAACCCAGGTACCCCTGGCCATCAGCGAAGGTTTGTTAACTGTGCTTATTTTTAACCTCTTACAATCCTACGCCACTAACGACCTGAAGCTGCTGCAGCACTTATCTGAGGAGGTAAAGTATGAGTACAATCACTAA
- a CDS encoding GerMN domain-containing protein, translated as MKKAVLFLIMVLALALSGCTGNTAPTPPKQPAATEVPAATPEKVKVTLYFANEKADALVPVVREIDQPNDMVVALVEELKKPGRYAPVLPEGSELIYYKSEGDTLVLNFNRAFGNLQGSTGEFIAVNSLVNTLTELPQYKQVKLLVERQPLATGHAIYDKPIPRNESVIQK; from the coding sequence ATGAAAAAAGCCGTTTTGTTTTTAATTATGGTTTTGGCCCTGGCCTTGAGCGGTTGTACCGGCAACACCGCTCCGACACCGCCCAAACAGCCGGCAGCAACCGAGGTGCCCGCCGCTACTCCGGAAAAAGTAAAAGTGACCCTTTATTTTGCCAATGAAAAGGCGGATGCTTTGGTGCCGGTGGTACGGGAGATTGATCAACCCAACGATATGGTGGTGGCATTAGTTGAAGAACTGAAAAAGCCCGGCCGTTATGCGCCGGTTTTGCCCGAAGGCAGCGAGCTGATTTACTATAAGAGCGAGGGCGATACCCTGGTATTGAATTTTAACCGGGCCTTTGGCAACCTGCAAGGCTCCACCGGTGAATTTATTGCCGTTAACTCCCTGGTTAACACTTTAACCGAACTGCCCCAGTACAAACAGGTTAAACTGTTGGTGGAACGCCAACCCTTGGCCACCGGCCACGCCATTTACGATAAACCCATACCCAGAAACGAAAGTGTTATTCAAAAATAA
- a CDS encoding energy-coupling factor ABC transporter substrate-binding protein, whose translation MSTITKDRPAKKKRAVNLCLLAAVVVLAVLPLLLVHDAEFGGADGQAEAAITEIKADYQPWFQPLWEPPSSEIESLLFALQAALGAGFIGYYFGFRRGKKNSG comes from the coding sequence ATGAGTACAATCACTAAAGACCGCCCTGCTAAAAAGAAAAGGGCTGTTAATTTGTGCTTGTTAGCAGCGGTGGTGGTTCTGGCCGTTTTGCCTTTGTTGCTGGTTCATGATGCAGAATTTGGCGGGGCCGACGGCCAGGCAGAAGCTGCCATAACTGAAATAAAGGCGGATTATCAACCCTGGTTCCAGCCCCTGTGGGAACCGCCCAGCAGCGAAATTGAGAGCCTGCTGTTTGCCCTGCAGGCCGCTCTGGGGGCCGGTTTTATCGGCTATTATTTCGGTTTCCGGCGGGGCAAAAAAAACAGCGGCTAA